A window of Streptomyces armeniacus contains these coding sequences:
- a CDS encoding 2-hydroxy-3-oxopropionate reductase translates to MSTLPKIAWIGLGIMGSPMAENLIKAGYDVTGYTLEQDKLDRLAANGGTAAPSIAAAVGDADVVITMVPASPQVEAIAYGDDGILANARRGTLLIDMSSITPQTSVDLAKAAAERGVKVLDAPVSGGEAGAIEAVLSIMVGGEQADFDQAKPILDTLGKTIVLCGPHGSGQTVKAANQLIVAVNIQACAEAVVFLEKSGVDLPAALDVLGGGLAGSTVLERKKENFKQRDFKPGFRIDLHHKDMGIVSDAARSVGAALPVGAVVANLVASLRAQGDGGLDHSALLRGVERLSGPPEKA, encoded by the coding sequence ATGAGCACGCTTCCGAAGATCGCCTGGATCGGCCTGGGCATCATGGGCTCCCCCATGGCCGAGAACCTGATCAAGGCCGGCTACGACGTCACCGGCTACACCCTGGAGCAGGACAAGCTGGACCGCCTCGCCGCCAACGGCGGCACCGCGGCGCCCTCCATCGCGGCGGCCGTCGGGGACGCCGACGTGGTGATCACGATGGTGCCGGCCTCCCCGCAGGTCGAGGCCATCGCGTACGGCGACGACGGCATCCTCGCGAACGCCAGGCGCGGCACGCTGCTCATCGACATGTCCTCCATCACCCCGCAGACGTCCGTCGATCTGGCCAAGGCGGCGGCCGAGCGGGGAGTCAAGGTGCTCGACGCGCCCGTGTCGGGCGGCGAGGCGGGCGCCATCGAGGCCGTGCTGTCCATCATGGTCGGCGGCGAGCAGGCCGACTTCGACCAGGCCAAGCCGATCCTCGACACGCTCGGCAAGACCATCGTGCTGTGCGGACCGCACGGTTCCGGGCAGACGGTGAAGGCCGCCAACCAGCTGATCGTCGCCGTCAACATCCAGGCGTGCGCCGAGGCCGTCGTCTTCCTCGAGAAGTCCGGCGTGGACCTCCCCGCCGCGCTCGACGTGCTCGGCGGCGGACTGGCCGGTTCCACGGTGCTGGAGCGGAAGAAGGAGAACTTCAAGCAGCGGGACTTCAAGCCCGGCTTCCGTATCGACCTGCACCACAAGGACATGGGCATCGTCAGCGACGCCGCCCGCAGCGTGGGCGCGGCCCTGCCGGTCGGCGCCGTCGTCGCCAACCTCGTCGCCTCCCTGCGCGCGCAGGGCGACGGCGGCCTGGACCACTCCGCGCTGCTGCGCGGCGTGGAGCGGCTGTCCGGCCCGCCAGAGAAGGCGTAA
- a CDS encoding TIM barrel protein — protein MAPLAEIDSTDHRFTVNLSILFTELPLLERPAAAAAAGFTAVELWWPWVDSPVPEPSELDALRSALTDAGTRLTGLNFYAGQLPGPDRGALSVPGEESDRFRANIDVAADFAESVGCTALNALYGNRVESASDAEQDALALENLALAAHAADRIGAVLLVEALNAPESPKYPLVSAPKAVEVVDAVNEATGLGNARFLMDLYHLSMNGEDLHRVIDAYAAKTGHVQIADNPGRGAPGTGELDFADLLGRLAKAGYDGWVGLEYKPGDAPSAASFNWLSGTAHGKASS, from the coding sequence GTGGCCCCCCTCGCAGAGATCGACAGCACGGACCACCGGTTCACCGTCAACCTGTCGATCCTCTTCACCGAACTGCCGCTCCTGGAGCGCCCCGCCGCTGCCGCCGCAGCGGGCTTCACCGCCGTGGAGCTGTGGTGGCCCTGGGTCGACTCGCCCGTTCCGGAGCCGTCCGAACTCGACGCGCTGCGCTCCGCCCTGACGGACGCGGGCACGCGGCTGACCGGGCTGAACTTCTACGCGGGACAGCTGCCCGGCCCCGACCGCGGCGCCCTGTCCGTCCCGGGCGAGGAGTCCGACCGGTTCCGCGCGAACATCGACGTCGCCGCCGACTTCGCGGAGTCCGTGGGCTGCACTGCGCTCAACGCCCTCTACGGCAACCGCGTGGAGAGCGCGTCCGACGCCGAGCAGGACGCGCTCGCCCTGGAGAACCTCGCCCTGGCCGCACACGCCGCCGACCGGATCGGCGCCGTCCTGCTGGTCGAGGCGCTGAACGCCCCGGAGTCGCCGAAGTACCCCCTCGTCAGCGCGCCGAAGGCGGTCGAGGTCGTCGACGCCGTCAACGAGGCGACCGGCCTGGGTAACGCCCGCTTCCTCATGGACCTGTACCACCTGTCCATGAACGGCGAGGACCTGCACCGGGTCATCGACGCGTACGCCGCCAAGACCGGCCACGTGCAGATCGCCGACAACCCCGGCCGCGGCGCGCCCGGCACCGGCGAACTGGACTTCGCCGACCTGCTCGGGCGGCTCGCGAAGGCCGGCTACGACGGCTGGGTCGGCCTCGAGTACAAGCCCGGCGACGCACCGAGCGCCGCCTCCTTCAACTGGCTGAGCGGGACCGCACACGGAAAGGCATCCTCATGA
- a CDS encoding helix-turn-helix domain-containing protein, with translation MGGELVPPAEAGGDDVVLAWEGEDVVAVRLPHLSDSLDHILAELERRHGVPLAELDRKTKQSVVRILEMRGAFTVRHGVETVASALGVSRFTVYNYLNRENAKEGR, from the coding sequence ATGGGCGGCGAGCTGGTGCCGCCGGCCGAGGCCGGGGGCGACGACGTCGTGCTGGCCTGGGAGGGCGAGGACGTGGTGGCCGTACGGCTGCCGCACCTGTCCGACTCGCTGGACCACATCCTGGCCGAGCTGGAGCGGCGGCACGGCGTTCCGCTCGCGGAGCTGGACCGCAAGACCAAGCAGTCGGTGGTGCGCATCCTCGAGATGCGCGGCGCCTTCACGGTGCGGCACGGTGTGGAGACCGTCGCCAGCGCGCTGGGCGTCAGCCGCTTCACCGTCTACAACTACCTCAACCGCGAGAACGCCAAAGAGGGCCGCTAG
- the uraD gene encoding 2-oxo-4-hydroxy-4-carboxy-5-ureidoimidazoline decarboxylase, translated as MTSTPTPGLTWLNSAEAGEVRAALHEVCASSAWGERVLARRPYADTAALFHASDAAMAELGADDLAEAMAGHPPIGRPKPGDPASAREQRGMAGASEELKAEMLELNLAYQERFGHVFLICATGLDGEQMRDAVRERLGNPPEREREAVRSELLKINRIRLTRLAQAPETGTETATGTGTGAEAAATHEGA; from the coding sequence GTGACGTCGACCCCCACCCCAGGTCTGACCTGGCTGAACAGTGCCGAGGCGGGCGAGGTACGCGCCGCGCTGCACGAGGTGTGCGCCTCGTCGGCGTGGGGCGAACGCGTCCTCGCCCGGCGCCCGTACGCCGACACCGCGGCCCTCTTCCACGCCAGCGACGCCGCCATGGCCGAGCTCGGCGCGGACGATCTGGCCGAGGCCATGGCGGGGCACCCGCCCATCGGCCGCCCGAAGCCCGGCGACCCGGCATCCGCACGCGAACAGCGCGGGATGGCCGGCGCGTCCGAGGAGCTGAAGGCGGAGATGCTCGAGCTGAACCTGGCCTACCAGGAACGGTTCGGCCACGTGTTCCTCATCTGCGCCACCGGACTGGACGGCGAGCAAATGCGGGACGCCGTACGGGAGCGCCTCGGCAACCCTCCGGAGCGGGAGCGGGAGGCCGTACGCTCCGAGCTGCTGAAGATCAACCGCATCCGGCTGACCCGCCTCGCGCAAGCACCCGAAACCGGGACCGAGACCGCAACCGGGACCGGCACCGGGGCCGAGGCCGCCGCCACGCACGAAGGAGCCTGA
- a CDS encoding hydroxyisourate hydrolase: protein MSAAPHTARTASVSTHILDTSAGQPARGVAVHLSVRGGADGDWTAYGTSETDADGRCKDFPALPEGSTQVRLSFVTEPYFTGRTASTEPKTEETGRQAEEQQDAPRVRDSAPEERESGSFFPEVTVVFTVTPGEHYHVPLLLNPFGYSVYRGS from the coding sequence ATGAGCGCCGCCCCGCACACCGCCCGTACGGCCTCGGTGTCCACGCACATCCTGGACACCAGCGCCGGACAGCCCGCCCGCGGCGTGGCCGTCCACCTGTCGGTGCGCGGCGGCGCGGACGGCGACTGGACCGCGTACGGGACGTCGGAGACCGACGCGGACGGGCGCTGCAAGGACTTTCCGGCACTGCCGGAGGGCAGCACACAGGTACGGCTCTCGTTCGTGACCGAGCCGTACTTCACCGGCAGGACAGCAAGCACAGAACCGAAGACAGAAGAGACCGGCAGGCAAGCCGAGGAACAGCAGGACGCCCCCCGCGTAAGGGACAGCGCCCCTGAGGAAAGGGAAAGTGGCAGTTTCTTCCCCGAGGTGACCGTGGTCTTCACCGTCACACCGGGCGAGCACTACCACGTACCGCTGCTGCTCAACCCGTTCGGCTACTCCGTGTACCGAGGGAGCTGA
- the pucL gene encoding factor-independent urate hydroxylase has protein sequence MPTILGQNQYGKAENRVVKITRNGATHHIRDLNVSVALSGDMDDVHYSGSNSHVLPTDTTKNTVYAFAKEHGIESPEQFGIALARHFVTSQEPIGRARIRIEEYAWERIATSDANSRFIGADEVRHSFVRKGQETRTAQITYDGESWEILTGLTGLTVLNSTNSEFWGYVKDRYTTLQEDYDRILATDVTAVWRHNWTDDAQRPPHWEKSYAQTKQHMLHAFAETYSLSLQQTLYQMGSRVINSRAEIDEIRFSMPNKHHFRVDLEPFGLKNDAADGAVYYAADRPYGLIEATVLRDGAEQRIPVDMTNL, from the coding sequence ATGCCCACGATTCTCGGCCAGAACCAGTACGGCAAGGCGGAAAACCGCGTCGTCAAGATCACGCGGAACGGGGCCACCCACCACATCCGCGACCTCAACGTCTCGGTCGCCCTCTCCGGCGACATGGACGACGTCCACTACTCCGGCTCCAACTCCCATGTGCTGCCGACCGACACCACCAAGAACACGGTGTACGCGTTCGCCAAGGAGCACGGCATCGAGTCGCCCGAGCAGTTCGGCATCGCGCTCGCCCGGCACTTCGTGACCAGCCAGGAGCCGATCGGCAGGGCGCGGATACGGATCGAGGAGTACGCCTGGGAGCGGATCGCCACCTCCGACGCCAACTCCCGCTTCATCGGCGCCGACGAGGTGCGGCACTCGTTCGTACGCAAGGGGCAGGAGACCCGTACCGCCCAGATCACCTACGACGGCGAGAGCTGGGAGATCCTCACCGGCCTCACCGGGCTGACGGTGCTGAACTCCACCAACTCGGAGTTCTGGGGCTACGTCAAGGACCGGTACACCACGCTCCAGGAGGACTACGACCGCATCCTCGCCACCGACGTCACCGCCGTCTGGCGGCACAACTGGACGGATGACGCGCAGCGTCCGCCGCACTGGGAGAAGTCGTACGCGCAGACGAAGCAGCACATGCTGCACGCGTTCGCCGAGACGTACTCCCTGTCGCTGCAGCAGACGCTGTACCAGATGGGCTCGCGGGTGATCAACAGCCGGGCGGAGATCGACGAGATCCGGTTCTCCATGCCGAACAAGCACCACTTCCGGGTCGACCTCGAACCGTTCGGGCTGAAGAACGACGCGGCCGACGGCGCCGTCTACTACGCCGCAGACCGCCCGTACGGTCTCATCGAGGCGACCGTGCTGCGCGACGGAGCGGAGCAGCGCATCCCGGTCGACATGACCAACCTCTGA
- a CDS encoding 8-oxoguanine deaminase, whose translation MADTERTVIENCAVATVDAADTEYATGHIVVAGDVIESVGAGPAPEGLPGVVRRVDGTGHLVTPGLVNTHHHFYQWLTRGLAQDANLFQWLVALYPTWARIDEPMVYAGARGSLAMLARGGVTTAADHHYIFPRGSGDLLGAEIRAARETGVRFTAARGSMDRGESDGGLPPDFACETTEDALRATEEAVDRHHDPAFGSMLHIAVAPCSPFSVSTELMREAAALARRKGVRLHTHGSETVEEEKFCHELFGMGPTDYFESTGWLGDDVWMAHCVHMNDSDIGAFARTGTGVAHCPSSNARLAAGIARVPDMLAAGIPVGLGVDGTASNESGELHTELRNALLVNRLGRHRENALTARQALRLGTYGGARVLGRTAEIGSLEPGKLADLVLWKLDGIGHSSIEDPVAALVLGAAAPVTLSLVGGRPVVEDGRLRTVDEDDVARDARDQARRLARIAADAD comes from the coding sequence ATGGCAGACACCGAGCGCACCGTCATCGAGAACTGCGCCGTCGCGACCGTCGACGCCGCCGACACCGAGTACGCCACCGGCCACATCGTCGTCGCCGGTGACGTCATCGAGTCCGTCGGCGCGGGCCCGGCCCCCGAGGGCCTGCCGGGCGTCGTACGCCGCGTCGACGGCACCGGTCACCTGGTCACCCCGGGGCTCGTCAACACGCACCACCACTTCTACCAGTGGCTCACCCGCGGCCTCGCCCAGGACGCCAACCTGTTCCAGTGGCTGGTGGCGCTCTACCCCACCTGGGCCCGCATCGACGAGCCCATGGTGTACGCGGGCGCCCGCGGCTCCCTCGCCATGCTGGCCCGCGGCGGCGTGACCACCGCCGCCGACCACCACTACATCTTCCCGCGCGGCTCCGGCGACCTGCTCGGCGCGGAGATCCGGGCCGCCCGCGAGACCGGCGTACGGTTCACCGCCGCCCGCGGCTCCATGGACCGCGGCGAGTCGGACGGCGGGCTGCCGCCGGACTTCGCCTGCGAGACCACCGAGGACGCGCTGCGCGCCACCGAGGAGGCCGTGGACCGGCACCACGACCCGGCGTTCGGCTCGATGCTGCACATCGCGGTCGCGCCGTGCTCCCCCTTCTCCGTCTCCACCGAACTGATGCGGGAGGCCGCCGCGCTGGCCCGCCGCAAGGGCGTACGGCTGCACACGCACGGCTCGGAGACGGTCGAGGAGGAGAAGTTCTGCCACGAGCTGTTCGGCATGGGCCCCACCGACTACTTCGAGTCCACCGGCTGGCTCGGCGACGACGTGTGGATGGCGCACTGCGTGCACATGAACGACTCGGACATCGGCGCGTTCGCCCGCACCGGTACGGGCGTCGCGCACTGCCCGTCCTCCAACGCCCGGCTCGCCGCGGGCATCGCACGCGTGCCGGACATGCTGGCCGCGGGCATCCCCGTCGGGCTCGGCGTCGACGGCACCGCGTCCAACGAGTCCGGCGAACTCCACACCGAACTGCGCAACGCCCTGCTCGTGAACCGCCTCGGACGGCACCGCGAAAACGCGCTCACCGCACGGCAGGCGCTGCGCCTGGGCACGTACGGCGGCGCGCGCGTGCTGGGCCGTACCGCCGAGATCGGCTCCCTCGAACCGGGCAAGCTCGCCGACCTGGTGCTGTGGAAGCTGGACGGCATCGGCCACTCCTCGATCGAGGACCCGGTCGCGGCACTCGTACTCGGCGCGGCCGCACCCGTCACCCTGTCGCTGGTCGGCGGACGACCGGTGGTGGAGGACGGCCGGCTGCGAACGGTCGACGAGGACGACGTCGCGCGCGACGCGCGGGACCAGGCGCGGCGGCTCGCGCGGATCGCGGCCGACGCGGACTGA
- a CDS encoding nucleobase:cation symporter-2 family protein — MAKTPRFTAQGSTPDEGPEGATGSGPDETPAESPVPPKHPVDQTLPPFKLVTAGLQHVAAMYAGVVAPPLVVGTAVGLSVTELTFLMGASLFTAGIATLLQTLGVWKIGARLPFVNGVTFAGVAPMLAIVSSQGTEDALPVIFGSVLVAGALGFLIAPYFSKLVRFFPPVVTGTVITLIGVSLLPVAFNWAQGGDAEASDYGAKKNIAMAAATLVIVLLLRRFTRGFVKQIAVLFGLVIGTAIAVPVGLTDFTALGEADVVGFPTPFHFGAPQFQAAAIVSMCIVMIVSMTESTADMLALGEIVERPSDEKTIAAGLRADTLGSFISPFFNGFTCSAFAQNIGLVAMTKVRSRFVVAVGGGILVLMGLCPVAAALIATVPLPVLGGAGVVLFGSVAASGIQTLVKAGLEHDNNVMIVAVSLGVGIIPITADGFYHAFPESARIVLDSGISTGCIAAIVLNFLFNHLGERGGSPADDSGVAHAMEPGEEISQPRRARQSSAH; from the coding sequence GTGGCCAAGACGCCCAGGTTCACCGCGCAAGGCAGCACCCCGGACGAGGGCCCGGAGGGGGCCACGGGCTCCGGCCCGGACGAGACCCCGGCTGAGAGCCCGGTCCCACCGAAGCATCCCGTCGACCAGACCCTCCCCCCGTTCAAGCTCGTCACCGCGGGACTCCAGCACGTGGCGGCGATGTACGCGGGCGTGGTCGCACCGCCGCTCGTCGTCGGCACGGCCGTCGGCCTCTCCGTCACCGAACTGACCTTCCTCATGGGCGCCAGCCTCTTCACGGCGGGCATCGCGACCCTGCTCCAGACGCTCGGCGTGTGGAAGATCGGCGCCCGGCTGCCGTTCGTCAACGGCGTCACCTTCGCCGGCGTCGCCCCCATGCTGGCGATCGTCAGCTCGCAGGGCACCGAGGACGCACTGCCCGTCATCTTCGGCTCGGTGCTGGTGGCAGGCGCACTCGGGTTCCTCATAGCGCCGTACTTCAGCAAGCTCGTACGGTTCTTCCCACCGGTCGTCACCGGCACCGTCATCACCCTCATAGGCGTCTCGCTGCTGCCCGTCGCCTTCAACTGGGCGCAGGGCGGCGACGCCGAGGCGTCCGACTACGGCGCGAAGAAGAACATCGCGATGGCCGCCGCCACGCTCGTCATCGTGCTGCTGCTGCGCCGCTTCACACGCGGCTTCGTCAAGCAGATCGCGGTGCTGTTCGGCCTGGTGATCGGCACGGCCATCGCCGTCCCGGTCGGGCTCACGGACTTCACCGCGCTCGGCGAGGCCGACGTGGTCGGCTTCCCCACGCCGTTCCACTTCGGGGCGCCGCAGTTCCAGGCGGCGGCGATCGTCTCCATGTGCATCGTCATGATCGTCTCGATGACGGAGTCCACGGCGGACATGCTCGCCCTCGGCGAGATCGTGGAACGTCCCTCGGACGAGAAGACCATCGCGGCGGGGCTCCGGGCCGACACCCTCGGCTCGTTCATCAGCCCCTTCTTCAACGGCTTCACGTGCAGCGCCTTCGCGCAGAACATCGGGCTCGTCGCGATGACGAAGGTACGCAGCCGGTTCGTCGTGGCCGTCGGCGGCGGCATCCTCGTACTGATGGGACTGTGTCCCGTCGCCGCGGCCCTCATCGCCACGGTGCCGCTGCCGGTGCTGGGCGGCGCGGGCGTCGTCCTCTTCGGGTCCGTCGCGGCGAGCGGCATCCAGACCCTGGTCAAGGCGGGCCTGGAACACGACAACAACGTGATGATCGTCGCCGTCTCGCTGGGCGTGGGCATCATCCCGATCACAGCGGACGGCTTCTATCACGCGTTCCCGGAGAGCGCCCGTATTGTCCTGGATTCGGGGATCTCGACGGGATGCATCGCGGCGATCGTGCTGAACTTTCTCTTCAACCACCTGGGGGAGCGCGGGGGTTCGCCGGCGGACGACTCGGGCGTGGCCCACGCGATGGAACCGGGCGAGGAGATCTCCCAGCCGCGCCGCGCACGGCAGTCAAGCGCGCACTGA
- a CDS encoding arylsulfatase translates to MHATSSRRQILTGSVAALGLAGVTAAVTALADDSDATPSGEPKPQGKPRRHPNLVVIVADDLGSGELGSYGQQLIDTPRMDELAADGLRFTHAYAAAPVCAPSRCSMLTGLHSGHATVRTNPFQGGQASIGDGDTTFAEVLRERGYRTACIGKWGFGPEQANQPSHPNRRGFDEFYGYIGHGRAHDFYPTALWDNGRQTVLRANMHDRRGTYAPELFRKRALEFVSRNAAGDAPFLLYVAPNVPHAPSRRLEPAEYARRLWSKANKGHAVQVSQLDTLVGDIVDRLRAEGLEKDTVVLVTSDNGPHEEGQVDPERFEATGELRGFKRNLYEGGIRVPLVAWAPGRIEPGAVTDRKTPLTDLLPTLAELGGADVPDGIDGLSVAGLMGGGRRPEAHRYLYWFRNDPHTTPRAQAADRGRGLRVCEALRQGEWKIVRFAPGRERTVPDDRWDVELYNLRKDPGERHNVADRHPRIVSGMVALLREAWQDPPPARV, encoded by the coding sequence TTGCACGCCACCAGCAGCCGTCGCCAGATACTCACCGGGTCGGTCGCCGCACTCGGTCTGGCCGGAGTCACCGCGGCCGTCACCGCGCTCGCCGACGACAGTGACGCCACCCCCTCCGGCGAACCGAAGCCGCAGGGCAAGCCGCGACGGCACCCGAACCTCGTCGTGATCGTCGCCGACGACCTCGGCTCCGGAGAGCTGGGCTCGTACGGGCAGCAGCTCATCGACACCCCGAGGATGGACGAACTCGCCGCCGACGGGCTCCGCTTCACGCATGCGTACGCCGCCGCGCCCGTCTGCGCGCCGTCCCGGTGCTCGATGCTCACGGGGCTGCACAGTGGGCACGCGACCGTACGCACGAACCCGTTCCAGGGCGGGCAGGCGTCCATAGGGGACGGCGATACGACGTTCGCGGAGGTGCTGCGCGAGCGCGGCTACCGTACGGCGTGCATTGGCAAGTGGGGCTTCGGGCCGGAGCAGGCGAACCAGCCGAGCCACCCGAACCGGCGTGGCTTCGACGAGTTCTACGGCTACATCGGCCACGGCCGCGCCCACGACTTCTACCCCACGGCCCTGTGGGACAACGGCCGCCAGACCGTCCTCCGCGCCAACATGCACGACCGCCGCGGCACATACGCCCCCGAGCTGTTCCGGAAGCGGGCGCTCGAGTTCGTGTCGCGGAACGCGGCGGGCGACGCGCCCTTCCTGCTGTACGTCGCCCCCAACGTGCCGCACGCGCCGAGCCGCAGACTCGAGCCCGCCGAGTACGCCCGGCGCCTCTGGTCGAAGGCGAACAAGGGGCACGCCGTGCAGGTCAGCCAGTTGGACACGCTCGTGGGGGACATCGTCGACCGGCTGCGCGCCGAGGGCCTGGAGAAGGACACCGTCGTCCTGGTCACCAGCGACAACGGACCGCACGAGGAGGGCCAGGTCGACCCGGAGCGGTTCGAGGCGACCGGTGAGCTGCGCGGCTTCAAGCGGAATCTGTACGAGGGCGGCATCCGGGTCCCGCTCGTCGCCTGGGCGCCCGGCCGGATCGAGCCCGGTGCGGTGACCGACCGCAAGACCCCGCTCACGGATCTGCTGCCGACGCTGGCCGAACTGGGCGGCGCCGACGTGCCGGACGGCATCGACGGGCTCTCCGTGGCGGGGCTCATGGGCGGCGGGCGGCGCCCGGAGGCGCACCGCTACCTCTACTGGTTCCGGAACGACCCGCACACCACGCCCCGCGCGCAGGCCGCCGACCGGGGCCGCGGGCTGCGGGTCTGCGAGGCGCTGCGGCAGGGGGAGTGGAAGATCGTCCGGTTCGCGCCCGGCCGTGAGCGTACGGTGCCGGACGACCGCTGGGACGTGGAGCTGTACAACCTGCGGAAGGACCCCGGCGAGCGGCACAACGTCGCGGACCGGCACCCGCGGATCGTGTCCGGGATGGTCGCGCTGCTGCGCGAGGCGTGGCAGGACCCGCCGCCGGCCCGCGTCTGA
- a CDS encoding SpoIIE family protein phosphatase yields the protein MGAEGPGRPPGGDTAPPGGWPADADTALTLNHSGCWDWDLDRGVLHLDGPALELFDLTAAEYDGDPAHLGSRIPAAETARLDVLIAQALRSGRERYGAYFRLRRRDGSMRWTHTQGSIQRDAGGRPYRIIGIVRDATEELSQPAERTTLDVERFRQNGVVELTTAALAHARTVREVLHALERSRGLEQLGAISVIVGMVEDGRIRLIGNSGSDHPPELVLTRIDDPLPLSEVVRTLTPRFIVSREDFAVRYPYVWPYVESVGASAAAYLPLIAQAAPIGAIGLLYRGRHPFTPEERTLLTALTSSIAQSLQRARLFEQEHELAEGLQQAMLPHSLPIVPGLRAAVRYRSARQGRDIGGDWYDVIPLPGGRVAAVVGDVQGHDTHAAAVMGQLRIVLRAYAAEGHSAATVMARASAFLNDLDTGRFATCLYAEADPASGWLRLVRAGHLTPLLRRPDGGCRPFPVMGALPLGLSAYFGKLEYPVTTMEMEPGETLVMFTDGLVEEPGTDLDDGVRALADRVRHAPPGVAAGDMEELADRLCGRSERWPGADDMALVLLHRESTAVSQPGRRLHQRVASGDPQGLAAARHMVRSAARSWRAGERADDVELVTDELATNALLHTDGDAVVTVYPLAGAEPRVRVEVTDRSSTHPQLREPADSSLSGRGLLLVDQLADVWGVESRGTGKCVWCEFGGGGGAGAGGANG from the coding sequence ATGGGCGCTGAGGGACCCGGAAGGCCGCCGGGCGGCGACACCGCGCCGCCCGGCGGCTGGCCCGCCGACGCGGACACCGCTCTCACGCTCAACCACAGCGGCTGCTGGGACTGGGACCTCGACCGCGGCGTCCTGCACCTGGACGGCCCCGCGCTGGAGCTGTTCGACCTGACCGCCGCGGAGTACGACGGCGACCCCGCCCACCTCGGCTCCCGCATCCCCGCCGCGGAGACGGCACGGCTGGACGTGCTGATCGCGCAGGCGCTGAGGAGCGGCCGGGAGCGCTACGGCGCGTACTTCCGGCTCCGCCGCCGGGACGGCTCCATGCGCTGGACCCACACCCAGGGCAGCATCCAGCGCGACGCCGGCGGGCGCCCGTACCGCATCATCGGCATCGTCCGCGACGCCACCGAGGAGCTCAGCCAGCCCGCCGAACGGACCACGCTGGACGTGGAGCGGTTCCGGCAGAACGGGGTGGTGGAGCTGACGACCGCCGCGCTGGCGCACGCCCGTACGGTCCGCGAGGTCCTGCACGCCCTCGAACGCTCACGCGGCCTGGAACAGCTCGGCGCGATCAGCGTCATCGTCGGCATGGTCGAGGACGGCCGCATCCGGCTCATCGGCAACAGCGGCTCCGACCACCCGCCGGAGCTGGTGCTCACCCGTATCGACGACCCGCTGCCGCTCAGCGAGGTGGTGCGCACGCTCACGCCGCGGTTCATCGTGTCGCGCGAGGACTTCGCCGTCCGCTACCCGTACGTGTGGCCGTACGTCGAGAGCGTCGGCGCGTCCGCCGCCGCGTACCTGCCGCTGATCGCCCAGGCTGCCCCGATCGGCGCGATCGGGCTCCTCTACCGCGGCAGACACCCGTTCACCCCCGAGGAACGGACCCTGCTGACCGCGCTGACCAGCAGCATCGCCCAGAGCCTGCAGCGTGCCCGGCTGTTCGAGCAGGAGCACGAGCTGGCCGAGGGGCTCCAGCAGGCGATGCTGCCGCACTCCCTCCCCATCGTCCCCGGCCTGCGCGCCGCCGTCCGCTACCGCTCCGCGCGGCAGGGCCGGGACATCGGCGGCGACTGGTACGACGTGATCCCGCTGCCCGGCGGCCGGGTGGCGGCCGTCGTCGGCGACGTACAGGGCCACGACACGCACGCCGCCGCCGTCATGGGGCAGCTGCGGATCGTGCTGCGCGCGTACGCCGCCGAGGGGCACTCGGCGGCGACCGTGATGGCGCGCGCGTCCGCGTTCCTCAACGACCTCGACACCGGCCGCTTCGCCACCTGCCTGTACGCCGAGGCCGACCCGGCCAGCGGCTGGCTGCGGCTCGTACGGGCCGGCCACCTCACGCCGCTGCTGCGCCGACCGGACGGCGGCTGCCGCCCGTTCCCGGTGATGGGCGCGCTGCCGCTGGGGCTGTCCGCGTACTTCGGGAAGCTGGAGTACCCGGTGACCACCATGGAGATGGAGCCGGGCGAGACCCTGGTGATGTTCACGGACGGGCTCGTCGAGGAGCCCGGCACCGACCTCGACGACGGCGTACGGGCGCTGGCCGACCGCGTACGGCACGCGCCGCCCGGCGTGGCGGCGGGCGACATGGAGGAGCTGGCCGACCGCCTCTGCGGCCGGTCCGAGCGCTGGCCCGGCGCCGACGACATGGCGCTCGTCCTGCTGCACCGCGAGTCCACCGCCGTGTCGCAGCCCGGCCGGCGGCTGCACCAGCGGGTCGCCTCGGGCGATCCGCAGGGGCTGGCCGCCGCGCGGCACATGGTGCGCTCCGCGGCCCGCTCCTGGCGGGCCGGGGAGCGTGCCGACGACGTGGAGCTGGTCACGGACGAACTCGCCACCAACGCGCTGCTCCACACCGACGGCGACGCGGTCGTCACCGTGTACCCGCTGGCCGGGGCGGAGCCCCGGGTACGGGTCGAGGTGACGGACCGCTCCAGCACCCACCCGCAGCTGCGGGAACCCGCCGACTCGTCGCTGTCGGGGCGCGGCCTGCTGCTGGTGGACCAGCTCGCGGACGTGTGGGGGGTGGAGTCGCGCGGCACGGGGAAGTGCGTGTGGTGCGAGTTCGGGGGCGGGGGCGGCGCGGGCGCGGGCGGCGCCAACGGCTGA